A DNA window from Ostrea edulis chromosome 5, xbOstEdul1.1, whole genome shotgun sequence contains the following coding sequences:
- the LOC125651123 gene encoding sushi, nidogen and EGF-like domain-containing protein 1, with translation YPLSLFYPFGSAAGDNQLSAVDDGSTSKIPISVPFPFFGSLYNSTYVNNNGDITFETPLTQYTSEPFPINGTHRIIAPFWTDIDTTEGGSLWYRTTNDVTTLQRGASTVHSLFPDITQFTPTWMMVVTWDDVAAYSCSTTCNQRNTFQLILITNGIHSFAVFNYNKIIWTKSTQVGFNAGDGEHYFSVPGSMTDAVLNLTQMSNIGVPGQFVFRVDEAKISNADTVDECASSPCRHGNCSNEYLYYECICDPGYSGVNCENEIDECQSSPCLHGNCSDGFNHYTCHCQAGYSGNNCETEIDECASSPCVYGTCTDFVSGYACNCMTGYMGMYCETDINECQSSPCIHGNCSDHVNRYTCQCYPGYAGTNCQINIDDCVDSPCFHGNCTDQVNGYICECEARYSGVVCETEIDRCTSSPCVHGSCIDKIDDYFCVCDTGYHGRKCSVFEFSYLTPLWVGLLVLLFTIIPLILWKKSKSQESERRTALGIIHFDDVTLGASKKSYRNQEPVVSNFLTIRGFISLIWHKDKSSWNLCGGP, from the exons TATCCGCTCAGTTTATTTTATCCTTTCGGTTCAGCTGCGGGTGACAACCAATTATCAGCAGTGGATGATGGCTCCACATCGAAAATCCCCATATCTGTACCTTTTCCTTTCTTTGGATCACTCTACAATTCTACATAT GTTAACAACAATGGTGATATTACCTTTGAAACTCCGCTGACGCAATATACATCAGAACCTTTTCCAATAAATGGAACTCACAGAATTATAGCACCCTTCTGGACAGATATTGATACCACTGAGGGAGGGTCGTTATGGTACCGCACGACTAACGATGTAACTACCCTACAAAGAGGAGCGAGTACTGTCCACTCGCTCTTCCCAGACATCACACAGTTCACCCCCACCTGGATGATGGTTGTCACTTGGGATGACGTGGCGGCTTACAGTTGTTCTACTACCTGTAATCAG AGAAACACGTTTCAACTGATTCTCATTACCAATGGAATTCATTCATTTGCTGTTTTcaattacaacaaaataatatgGACTAAATCAACACAG GTTGGCTTCAATGCTGGTGACGGTGAACACTATTTCTCGGTTCCTGGTTCTATGACAGACGCTGTATTAAATCTCACTCAGATGTCCAACATTGGAGTTCCGGGACAATTTGTGTTCCGAGTTGACGAAGCAAAAATTTCTAATGCAG ATACTGTTGATGAATGTGCCAGCTCTCCCTGTCGTCACGGGAATTGCTCAAACGAATACCTCTATTATGAGTGTATCTGCGATCCGGGTTACTCGGGGGTTAATTGTGAAAATG AAATTGATGAATGTCAGAGTTCCCCGTGTCTGCATGGAAACTGCTCTGACGGCTTCAATCATTACACGTGTCATTGTCAAGCGGGATACAGCGGCAACAACTGTGAAACAG AAATTGACGAATGTGCAAGTTCTCCGTGTGTGTATGGCACGTGTACAGACTTTGTCAGTGGTTATGCATGTAACTGTATGACGGGCTATATGGGAATGTACTGCGAAAcgg ATATTAATGAATGTCAAAGTTCTCCATGCATCCATGGAAACTGTTCAGACCATGTTAATCGTTACACGTGTCAATGCTATCCGGGATATGCTGGAACAAATTGCCAGATAA ATATTGACGATTGTGTTGACTCTCCTTGCTTTCACGGAAACTGCACCGACCAAGTCAACGGATACATTTGTGAATGTGAAGCTAGGTACAGCGGAGTCGTTTGTGAAACCG aaaTTGACCGATGTACAAGTTCTCCTTGTGTACATGGctcgtgtattgacaaaattgaTGACTACTTTTGTGTCTGTGATACGGGATACCACGGAAGAAAGTGCTCTGTTT TTGAGTTCTCCTATTTGACACCGTTATGGGTGGGATTACTGGTTTTGCTTTTCACAATTATTCCATTGATTTTGTGGAAAAAATCCAAAAG TCAGGAGAGCGAGAGGAGGACAGCACTGGGAATCATTCATTTTGATGACGTAACTCTGGGCGCCAGTAAGAAATCTTATCGTAATCAAGAACCAGTTGTATCCAACTTTCTGACGATTCGCGGCTTCATATCCTTGATATGGCATAAAGACAAGTCATCTTGGAATCTGTGTGGTGGCCCGTAA